In one Pseudomonas sp. 31-12 genomic region, the following are encoded:
- a CDS encoding LysR family transcriptional regulator: MRKSVDKLNAMAIFVRVVERGSFSAVAREMQTSQPTISKVLRALETELGGKLISRSTRQLSLTDEGQRYYSECRQILAAVDAAEHSFQSGRETVAGNLKIGSSVSFGRLQIAPRLPEFLKQHPQVQIDLQLSDQNQDLVSEGLDVTFRIGELTDSGLIARRIGTTHRVTVAAPDYLKQFGQPQTPEELCGHNCLQFNLLNSQNLWVYERGAQRHGVRIKGNAQSNNSEAIRELVLGGLGIALSPVWLFSEDLNAGQVIAILQDYTAQALPIHAVSPANRRQSARVKAFVDYMSQALETAPEFQPVK; the protein is encoded by the coding sequence ATGAGAAAATCCGTGGACAAACTCAATGCAATGGCCATCTTCGTCCGGGTCGTCGAACGGGGCAGTTTTTCTGCCGTGGCCCGGGAGATGCAGACCAGCCAGCCGACCATCAGCAAAGTATTGAGGGCGCTGGAAACTGAACTGGGCGGGAAACTGATTTCCCGCAGCACGCGCCAACTCTCGCTGACGGACGAAGGTCAGCGGTACTACAGTGAATGCCGACAAATCCTGGCAGCTGTGGACGCGGCGGAACACAGTTTTCAATCAGGACGCGAAACGGTTGCCGGCAACCTGAAGATCGGTTCCTCCGTGAGTTTCGGGCGCTTGCAGATTGCACCGCGACTCCCTGAGTTTCTGAAACAACACCCTCAGGTTCAGATAGACCTTCAACTCAGCGATCAGAATCAGGACCTGGTCAGTGAAGGCCTGGACGTTACGTTTCGGATCGGCGAATTGACCGACAGCGGCCTCATCGCCCGTCGCATCGGCACCACCCACCGGGTGACCGTCGCAGCGCCGGACTACCTCAAACAATTCGGCCAGCCGCAAACACCGGAGGAACTGTGCGGACACAACTGCCTGCAATTCAACCTGCTGAACAGTCAGAACCTATGGGTTTACGAGAGAGGTGCCCAGCGTCACGGGGTGCGGATCAAGGGCAATGCACAAAGCAACAACTCCGAAGCGATTCGCGAGCTGGTGCTGGGAGGACTGGGGATTGCGTTGTCGCCGGTGTGGTTGTTCAGCGAGGATCTGAACGCCGGTCAAGTGATCGCGATTTTGCAAGACTACACCGCGCAGGCGCTGCCGATTCATGCCGTGTCCCCGGCGAATCGTCGCCAATCCGCCAGGGTCAAAGCCTTTGTCGACTACATGAGTCAGGCGCTCGAAACAGCGCCTGAGTTCCAACCGGTCAAATAG